One genomic segment of Scophthalmus maximus strain ysfricsl-2021 chromosome 3, ASM2237912v1, whole genome shotgun sequence includes these proteins:
- the l3mbtl1 gene encoding lethal(3)malignant brain tumor-like protein 1 isoform X3: MSAKVNMEAPPKEDHRPLEPSPSSSSSSSSSSSPTETVLLCGADGVAKKARPQPPPHTTTALLLPAPAPSHQKVEVTPAVAMGDPGKGGRANQTSAPTLTAQVGGACSIVHVLEWKEGMAILPSSNLKFCVSDVGTLSTLITPATTSSTTELAAVTSGRSADAECAPADKPGVSAPVASVRGAAVEPRRLVPVKTEVQVGLGQHDPRAQRTYTDELRREPITDRRSVGVEKVPAGGRVSSLNPDHLKPMRKRKRKEYLSPSEEDSDMEGTDEKMDDSKADSRLIRGAGDSKTEEWTWALYLEETKAVAAPNKLFQESQRVPTVKNGFKQGMKLEGIDPQHPSMYFVLTVAEVCGYRLRLHFDGYSDCHDFWVNGNSPDIHPAGWCESTGHKLHTPKGQSWTRRSIPLFCLYGCKEEEFTWTNYLRMTKAQVAPKELFASPGRIDVKCGFEIGMKLEAVDRMNPSLICVATVTDMVDCRFLVHFDNWDDTYDYWCDASSPYIHPIGWCQERNLPLTPPQDYPDQARFSWSGYMEETGSKAVAADTFKVRAAHSFQPQMKLEAVDKRSPGLIRVATVEEVETHRIKVHYDGWSHVYDEWVDSDHPDIHPAGWCEATGHPLKVPPRDSKTQPHGVREPPAMGQSTYPSSVPCKPISQPRNNKKCPTPGCDGSGHVTGRFTAHHCISGCPLAERNQGRLKAELSDSECKRNLFFGQRTKKTHYRGRIGRPPKYRKNQQRDYQNMSSEVYPSLFMSALSGQSDRTLSLCWEQHCKLLPGVQGIHASQVAAWSVEEVFRFVQNLIGCEEQARLFKDEMIDGEAFLLLTQTDIVKIMSIKLGPALKISNAILMFKSTDEGLK, from the exons ATGAGTGCCAAAGTGAACATGGAGGCTCCACCCAAAGAAGACCACAGACCTTTGGAGCcgtccccttcctcctcctcctcttcctcctcctcatcatctcctACTGAGACCGTCCTCCTCTGTGGGGCCGATGGTGTGGCTAAGAAGGCCCGGCCCCAGCCCCCGCCCCACACCACCACAGCTCTCCTCCTGCCAG CTCCTGCTCCAAGCCATCAGAAGGTGGAGGTGACTCCAGCTGTTGCCATGGGAGACCCAGGTAAAGGAGGCAGGGCCAATCAGACGTCTGCGCCCACCCTGACTGCACAAGTGGGTGGGGCTTGTAGCATTGTCCATGTCCTAGAGTGGAAGGAGGGGATGGCTATCCTGCCCAGCAGCAACCTCAAG TTCTGTGTGAGTGATGTTGGAACCCTGAGCACACTGATCACCCCGGcgaccaccagcagcaccactgaACTAGCAGCAGTGACTTCTGGGAGATCCGCGGATGCAGAGTGCGCTCCAGCAGACAAGCCAG GCGTGTCGGCTCCTGTCGCCTCTGTGAGAGGTGCAGCTGTGGAGCCCAGGAGGTTGGTGCCGGTCAAAACTGAAGTGCAGGTCGGACTGGGACAACATGATCCCAGAGCTCAGAGGACCTACACAGATGAGCTCCGCAGAGAGCCCATCACTGACAG GAGGAGCGTCGGGGTGGAGAAGGTGCCAGCAGGCGGGAGGGTCTCCTCCCTTAACCCCGATCACCTGAAGCccatgaggaagaggaagaggaaggagtaCCTGAGTCCGTCTGAGGAAGACTCCGACATGGAGGGCACG gATGAGAAAATGGATGACTCTAAAGCAGACAGCAGACTCATCAGAGGAG CTGGAGACAGTAAGACAGAGGAGTGGACGTGGGCTCTGTATCTGGAGGAGACCAAAGCTGTTGCTGCTCCCAACAAGCTTTTCCAAGAG TCCCAGAGAGTGCCAACAGTGAAGAACGGCTTTAAACAGGGGATGAAGCTAGAAGGCATCGACCCGCAGCATCCGTCCATGTACTTCGTCCTCACTGTGGCCGAG GTCTGTGGTTACCGGCTGCGGCTCCATTTTGACGGCTACTCTGACTGCCACGACTTCTGGGTGAACGGCAACTCTCCCGACATCCACCCTGCGGGGTGGTGTGAGAGCACAGGACACAAACTGCACACTCCgaaaggtcagag TTGGACGAGAAGATCGATACCACTCTTTTGTCTATacg GCTGTAAGGAGGAGGAGTTTACCTGGACCAACTACCTGAGAATGACAAAAGCACAAGTGGCTCCCAAAGAACTATTTGCCAGTCCGGGGAGG ATTGATGTGAAGTGCGGTTTCGAGATAGGAATGAAGCTGGAGGCTGTCGACCGTATGAACCCCTCCCTCATCTGTGTAGCAACCGTCACTGACATGGTGGACTGCCGCTTCCTGGTTCACTTTGACAACTGGGACGACACGTATGACTACTG GTGTGATGCCAGCAGTCCGTACATTCATCCCATTGGTTGGTGCCAGGAGAGGAACCTGCCCCTAACACCCCCCCAAG ATTACCCAGACCAGGCCCGGTTCTCCTGGTCCGGCTACATGGAGGAGACTGGTTCTAAGGCAGTGGCCGCTGACACCTTTAAAGTG CGTGCGGCCCACAGCTTCCAGCCTCAGATGAAACTGGAGGCCGTGGACAAGAGAAGTCCTGGTCTGATCAGAGTAGCCACAGTGGAGGAGGTCGAGACTCACCGCATTAAG GTCCATTACGATGGCTGGAGTCACGTCTATGACGAGTGGGTGGACTCGGATCACCCGGACATACATCCGGCAGGCTGGTGTGAAGCGACCGGTCACCCGCTAAAAGTTCCCCCGCGGGACTCCAAAACACAGCCACACG GTGTGAGGGAGCCTCCTGCTATGGGTCAGTCCACCTACCCCTCCTCTGTTCCCTGCAAACCCATCAGCCAACCGAGAAACAACAA gaagtgtccaACTCCTGGTTGTGATGGCTCCGGCCACGTGACCGGTCGCTTTACCGCTCATCACTGCATATCTGGCTGCCCGCTGGCTGAGCGCAACCAGGGCCGGCTGAAGGCAGAGCTGTCGGACTCGGAGTGCAAGAGGAACCTCTTCTTCGGCCAGAGGACCAAGAAGACGCATTACCGTGGCag GATTGGTCGTCCTCCCAAATACAGGAAGAACCAACAGAGAGATTACCaga ACATGTCCTCAGAGGTGTACCCCTCACTGTTCATGTCGGCTCTGAGTGGCCAGTCAGACCggactctgtctctgtgctggGAGCAGCACTGTAAGCTGCTGCCCGGCGTTCAGGGCATCCACGCCAGCCAGGTCGCGGCATGGAGCGTGGAAGAG GTCTTCAGGTTTGTCCAGAATCTAATCGGCTGTGAAGAACAGGCTCGTCTGTTCAAAGACGAG ATGATTGACGGGGAGGCCTTCCTGCTGCTCACCCAGACCGACATTGTGAAGATCATGAGCATCAAGCTCGGCCCCGCCCTCAAGATCTCCAACGCCATCCTCATGTTCAAGAGCACAGACGAGGGACTCAAGTGA
- the l3mbtl1 gene encoding lethal(3)malignant brain tumor-like protein 1 isoform X1 produces the protein MSAKVNMEAPPKEDHRPLEPSPSSSSSSSSSSSPTETVLLCGADGVAKKARPQPPPHTTTALLLPAPAPSHQKVEVTPAVAMGDPGKGGRANQTSAPTLTAQVGGACSIVHVLEWKEGMAILPSSNLKFCVSDVGTLSTLITPATTSSTTELAAVTSGRSADAECAPADKPGVSAPVASVRGAAVEPRRLVPVKTEVQVGLGQHDPRAQRTYTDELRREPITDRRSVGVEKVPAGGRVSSLNPDHLKPMRKRKRKEYLSPSEEDSDMEGTDEKMDDSKADSRLIRGAGDSKTEEWTWALYLEETKAVAAPNKLFQESQRVPTVKNGFKQGMKLEGIDPQHPSMYFVLTVAEVCGYRLRLHFDGYSDCHDFWVNGNSPDIHPAGWCESTGHKLHTPKGQSWTRRSIPLFCLYGCKEEEFTWTNYLRMTKAQVAPKELFASPGRIDVKCGFEIGMKLEAVDRMNPSLICVATVTDMVDCRFLVHFDNWDDTYDYWCDASSPYIHPIGWCQERNLPLTPPQDYPDQARFSWSGYMEETGSKAVAADTFKVRAAHSFQPQMKLEAVDKRSPGLIRVATVEEVETHRIKVHYDGWSHVYDEWVDSDHPDIHPAGWCEATGHPLKVPPRDSKTQPHGVREPPAMGQSTYPSSVPCKPISQPRNNKYSFHNRKCPTPGCDGSGHVTGRFTAHHCISGCPLAERNQGRLKAELSDSECKRNLFFGQRTKKTHYRGRIGRPPKYRKNQQRDYQNMSSEVYPSLFMSALSGQSDRTLSLCWEQHCKLLPGVQGIHASQVAAWSVEEVFRFVQNLIGCEEQARLFKDEMIDGEAFLLLTQTDIVKIMSIKLGPALKISNAILMFKSTDEGLK, from the exons ATGAGTGCCAAAGTGAACATGGAGGCTCCACCCAAAGAAGACCACAGACCTTTGGAGCcgtccccttcctcctcctcctcttcctcctcctcatcatctcctACTGAGACCGTCCTCCTCTGTGGGGCCGATGGTGTGGCTAAGAAGGCCCGGCCCCAGCCCCCGCCCCACACCACCACAGCTCTCCTCCTGCCAG CTCCTGCTCCAAGCCATCAGAAGGTGGAGGTGACTCCAGCTGTTGCCATGGGAGACCCAGGTAAAGGAGGCAGGGCCAATCAGACGTCTGCGCCCACCCTGACTGCACAAGTGGGTGGGGCTTGTAGCATTGTCCATGTCCTAGAGTGGAAGGAGGGGATGGCTATCCTGCCCAGCAGCAACCTCAAG TTCTGTGTGAGTGATGTTGGAACCCTGAGCACACTGATCACCCCGGcgaccaccagcagcaccactgaACTAGCAGCAGTGACTTCTGGGAGATCCGCGGATGCAGAGTGCGCTCCAGCAGACAAGCCAG GCGTGTCGGCTCCTGTCGCCTCTGTGAGAGGTGCAGCTGTGGAGCCCAGGAGGTTGGTGCCGGTCAAAACTGAAGTGCAGGTCGGACTGGGACAACATGATCCCAGAGCTCAGAGGACCTACACAGATGAGCTCCGCAGAGAGCCCATCACTGACAG GAGGAGCGTCGGGGTGGAGAAGGTGCCAGCAGGCGGGAGGGTCTCCTCCCTTAACCCCGATCACCTGAAGCccatgaggaagaggaagaggaaggagtaCCTGAGTCCGTCTGAGGAAGACTCCGACATGGAGGGCACG gATGAGAAAATGGATGACTCTAAAGCAGACAGCAGACTCATCAGAGGAG CTGGAGACAGTAAGACAGAGGAGTGGACGTGGGCTCTGTATCTGGAGGAGACCAAAGCTGTTGCTGCTCCCAACAAGCTTTTCCAAGAG TCCCAGAGAGTGCCAACAGTGAAGAACGGCTTTAAACAGGGGATGAAGCTAGAAGGCATCGACCCGCAGCATCCGTCCATGTACTTCGTCCTCACTGTGGCCGAG GTCTGTGGTTACCGGCTGCGGCTCCATTTTGACGGCTACTCTGACTGCCACGACTTCTGGGTGAACGGCAACTCTCCCGACATCCACCCTGCGGGGTGGTGTGAGAGCACAGGACACAAACTGCACACTCCgaaaggtcagag TTGGACGAGAAGATCGATACCACTCTTTTGTCTATacg GCTGTAAGGAGGAGGAGTTTACCTGGACCAACTACCTGAGAATGACAAAAGCACAAGTGGCTCCCAAAGAACTATTTGCCAGTCCGGGGAGG ATTGATGTGAAGTGCGGTTTCGAGATAGGAATGAAGCTGGAGGCTGTCGACCGTATGAACCCCTCCCTCATCTGTGTAGCAACCGTCACTGACATGGTGGACTGCCGCTTCCTGGTTCACTTTGACAACTGGGACGACACGTATGACTACTG GTGTGATGCCAGCAGTCCGTACATTCATCCCATTGGTTGGTGCCAGGAGAGGAACCTGCCCCTAACACCCCCCCAAG ATTACCCAGACCAGGCCCGGTTCTCCTGGTCCGGCTACATGGAGGAGACTGGTTCTAAGGCAGTGGCCGCTGACACCTTTAAAGTG CGTGCGGCCCACAGCTTCCAGCCTCAGATGAAACTGGAGGCCGTGGACAAGAGAAGTCCTGGTCTGATCAGAGTAGCCACAGTGGAGGAGGTCGAGACTCACCGCATTAAG GTCCATTACGATGGCTGGAGTCACGTCTATGACGAGTGGGTGGACTCGGATCACCCGGACATACATCCGGCAGGCTGGTGTGAAGCGACCGGTCACCCGCTAAAAGTTCCCCCGCGGGACTCCAAAACACAGCCACACG GTGTGAGGGAGCCTCCTGCTATGGGTCAGTCCACCTACCCCTCCTCTGTTCCCTGCAAACCCATCAGCCAACCGAGAAACAACAAGTACAGCTTCCACAACAG gaagtgtccaACTCCTGGTTGTGATGGCTCCGGCCACGTGACCGGTCGCTTTACCGCTCATCACTGCATATCTGGCTGCCCGCTGGCTGAGCGCAACCAGGGCCGGCTGAAGGCAGAGCTGTCGGACTCGGAGTGCAAGAGGAACCTCTTCTTCGGCCAGAGGACCAAGAAGACGCATTACCGTGGCag GATTGGTCGTCCTCCCAAATACAGGAAGAACCAACAGAGAGATTACCaga ACATGTCCTCAGAGGTGTACCCCTCACTGTTCATGTCGGCTCTGAGTGGCCAGTCAGACCggactctgtctctgtgctggGAGCAGCACTGTAAGCTGCTGCCCGGCGTTCAGGGCATCCACGCCAGCCAGGTCGCGGCATGGAGCGTGGAAGAG GTCTTCAGGTTTGTCCAGAATCTAATCGGCTGTGAAGAACAGGCTCGTCTGTTCAAAGACGAG ATGATTGACGGGGAGGCCTTCCTGCTGCTCACCCAGACCGACATTGTGAAGATCATGAGCATCAAGCTCGGCCCCGCCCTCAAGATCTCCAACGCCATCCTCATGTTCAAGAGCACAGACGAGGGACTCAAGTGA
- the l3mbtl1 gene encoding lethal(3)malignant brain tumor-like protein 1 isoform X2, with translation MSAKVNMEAPPKEDHRPLEPSPSSSSSSSSSSSPTETVLLCGADGVAKKARPQPPPHTTTALLLPAPAPSHQKVEVTPAVAMGDPGKGGRANQTSAPTLTAQVGGACSIVHVLEWKEGMAILPSSNLKFCVSDVGTLSTLITPATTSSTTELAAVTSGRSADAECAPADKPGVSAPVASVRGAAVEPRRLVPVKTEVQVGLGQHDPRAQRTYTDELRREPITDRSVGVEKVPAGGRVSSLNPDHLKPMRKRKRKEYLSPSEEDSDMEGTDEKMDDSKADSRLIRGAGDSKTEEWTWALYLEETKAVAAPNKLFQESQRVPTVKNGFKQGMKLEGIDPQHPSMYFVLTVAEVCGYRLRLHFDGYSDCHDFWVNGNSPDIHPAGWCESTGHKLHTPKGQSWTRRSIPLFCLYGCKEEEFTWTNYLRMTKAQVAPKELFASPGRIDVKCGFEIGMKLEAVDRMNPSLICVATVTDMVDCRFLVHFDNWDDTYDYWCDASSPYIHPIGWCQERNLPLTPPQDYPDQARFSWSGYMEETGSKAVAADTFKVRAAHSFQPQMKLEAVDKRSPGLIRVATVEEVETHRIKVHYDGWSHVYDEWVDSDHPDIHPAGWCEATGHPLKVPPRDSKTQPHGVREPPAMGQSTYPSSVPCKPISQPRNNKYSFHNRKCPTPGCDGSGHVTGRFTAHHCISGCPLAERNQGRLKAELSDSECKRNLFFGQRTKKTHYRGRIGRPPKYRKNQQRDYQNMSSEVYPSLFMSALSGQSDRTLSLCWEQHCKLLPGVQGIHASQVAAWSVEEVFRFVQNLIGCEEQARLFKDEMIDGEAFLLLTQTDIVKIMSIKLGPALKISNAILMFKSTDEGLK, from the exons ATGAGTGCCAAAGTGAACATGGAGGCTCCACCCAAAGAAGACCACAGACCTTTGGAGCcgtccccttcctcctcctcctcttcctcctcctcatcatctcctACTGAGACCGTCCTCCTCTGTGGGGCCGATGGTGTGGCTAAGAAGGCCCGGCCCCAGCCCCCGCCCCACACCACCACAGCTCTCCTCCTGCCAG CTCCTGCTCCAAGCCATCAGAAGGTGGAGGTGACTCCAGCTGTTGCCATGGGAGACCCAGGTAAAGGAGGCAGGGCCAATCAGACGTCTGCGCCCACCCTGACTGCACAAGTGGGTGGGGCTTGTAGCATTGTCCATGTCCTAGAGTGGAAGGAGGGGATGGCTATCCTGCCCAGCAGCAACCTCAAG TTCTGTGTGAGTGATGTTGGAACCCTGAGCACACTGATCACCCCGGcgaccaccagcagcaccactgaACTAGCAGCAGTGACTTCTGGGAGATCCGCGGATGCAGAGTGCGCTCCAGCAGACAAGCCAG GCGTGTCGGCTCCTGTCGCCTCTGTGAGAGGTGCAGCTGTGGAGCCCAGGAGGTTGGTGCCGGTCAAAACTGAAGTGCAGGTCGGACTGGGACAACATGATCCCAGAGCTCAGAGGACCTACACAGATGAGCTCCGCAGAGAGCCCATCACTGACAG GAGCGTCGGGGTGGAGAAGGTGCCAGCAGGCGGGAGGGTCTCCTCCCTTAACCCCGATCACCTGAAGCccatgaggaagaggaagaggaaggagtaCCTGAGTCCGTCTGAGGAAGACTCCGACATGGAGGGCACG gATGAGAAAATGGATGACTCTAAAGCAGACAGCAGACTCATCAGAGGAG CTGGAGACAGTAAGACAGAGGAGTGGACGTGGGCTCTGTATCTGGAGGAGACCAAAGCTGTTGCTGCTCCCAACAAGCTTTTCCAAGAG TCCCAGAGAGTGCCAACAGTGAAGAACGGCTTTAAACAGGGGATGAAGCTAGAAGGCATCGACCCGCAGCATCCGTCCATGTACTTCGTCCTCACTGTGGCCGAG GTCTGTGGTTACCGGCTGCGGCTCCATTTTGACGGCTACTCTGACTGCCACGACTTCTGGGTGAACGGCAACTCTCCCGACATCCACCCTGCGGGGTGGTGTGAGAGCACAGGACACAAACTGCACACTCCgaaaggtcagag TTGGACGAGAAGATCGATACCACTCTTTTGTCTATacg GCTGTAAGGAGGAGGAGTTTACCTGGACCAACTACCTGAGAATGACAAAAGCACAAGTGGCTCCCAAAGAACTATTTGCCAGTCCGGGGAGG ATTGATGTGAAGTGCGGTTTCGAGATAGGAATGAAGCTGGAGGCTGTCGACCGTATGAACCCCTCCCTCATCTGTGTAGCAACCGTCACTGACATGGTGGACTGCCGCTTCCTGGTTCACTTTGACAACTGGGACGACACGTATGACTACTG GTGTGATGCCAGCAGTCCGTACATTCATCCCATTGGTTGGTGCCAGGAGAGGAACCTGCCCCTAACACCCCCCCAAG ATTACCCAGACCAGGCCCGGTTCTCCTGGTCCGGCTACATGGAGGAGACTGGTTCTAAGGCAGTGGCCGCTGACACCTTTAAAGTG CGTGCGGCCCACAGCTTCCAGCCTCAGATGAAACTGGAGGCCGTGGACAAGAGAAGTCCTGGTCTGATCAGAGTAGCCACAGTGGAGGAGGTCGAGACTCACCGCATTAAG GTCCATTACGATGGCTGGAGTCACGTCTATGACGAGTGGGTGGACTCGGATCACCCGGACATACATCCGGCAGGCTGGTGTGAAGCGACCGGTCACCCGCTAAAAGTTCCCCCGCGGGACTCCAAAACACAGCCACACG GTGTGAGGGAGCCTCCTGCTATGGGTCAGTCCACCTACCCCTCCTCTGTTCCCTGCAAACCCATCAGCCAACCGAGAAACAACAAGTACAGCTTCCACAACAG gaagtgtccaACTCCTGGTTGTGATGGCTCCGGCCACGTGACCGGTCGCTTTACCGCTCATCACTGCATATCTGGCTGCCCGCTGGCTGAGCGCAACCAGGGCCGGCTGAAGGCAGAGCTGTCGGACTCGGAGTGCAAGAGGAACCTCTTCTTCGGCCAGAGGACCAAGAAGACGCATTACCGTGGCag GATTGGTCGTCCTCCCAAATACAGGAAGAACCAACAGAGAGATTACCaga ACATGTCCTCAGAGGTGTACCCCTCACTGTTCATGTCGGCTCTGAGTGGCCAGTCAGACCggactctgtctctgtgctggGAGCAGCACTGTAAGCTGCTGCCCGGCGTTCAGGGCATCCACGCCAGCCAGGTCGCGGCATGGAGCGTGGAAGAG GTCTTCAGGTTTGTCCAGAATCTAATCGGCTGTGAAGAACAGGCTCGTCTGTTCAAAGACGAG ATGATTGACGGGGAGGCCTTCCTGCTGCTCACCCAGACCGACATTGTGAAGATCATGAGCATCAAGCTCGGCCCCGCCCTCAAGATCTCCAACGCCATCCTCATGTTCAAGAGCACAGACGAGGGACTCAAGTGA
- the l3mbtl1 gene encoding lethal(3)malignant brain tumor-like protein 1 isoform X4, with translation MSAKVNMEAPPKEDHRPLEPSPSSSSSSSSSSSPTETVLLCGADGVAKKARPQPPPHTTTALLLPAPAPSHQKVEVTPAVAMGDPGKGGRANQTSAPTLTAQVGGACSIVHVLEWKEGMAILPSSNLKFCVSDVGTLSTLITPATTSSTTELAAVTSGRSADAECAPADKPGVSAPVASVRGAAVEPRRLVPVKTEVQVGLGQHDPRAQRTYTDELRREPITDRRSVGVEKVPAGGRVSSLNPDHLKPMRKRKRKEYLSPSEEDSDMEGTDEKMDDSKADSRLIRGAGDSKTEEWTWALYLEETKAVAAPNKLFQESQRVPTVKNGFKQGMKLEGIDPQHPSMYFVLTVAEVCGYRLRLHFDGYSDCHDFWVNGNSPDIHPAGWCESTGHKLHTPKGCKEEEFTWTNYLRMTKAQVAPKELFASPGRIDVKCGFEIGMKLEAVDRMNPSLICVATVTDMVDCRFLVHFDNWDDTYDYWCDASSPYIHPIGWCQERNLPLTPPQDYPDQARFSWSGYMEETGSKAVAADTFKVRAAHSFQPQMKLEAVDKRSPGLIRVATVEEVETHRIKVHYDGWSHVYDEWVDSDHPDIHPAGWCEATGHPLKVPPRDSKTQPHGVREPPAMGQSTYPSSVPCKPISQPRNNKYSFHNRKCPTPGCDGSGHVTGRFTAHHCISGCPLAERNQGRLKAELSDSECKRNLFFGQRTKKTHYRGRIGRPPKYRKNQQRDYQNMSSEVYPSLFMSALSGQSDRTLSLCWEQHCKLLPGVQGIHASQVAAWSVEEVFRFVQNLIGCEEQARLFKDEMIDGEAFLLLTQTDIVKIMSIKLGPALKISNAILMFKSTDEGLK, from the exons ATGAGTGCCAAAGTGAACATGGAGGCTCCACCCAAAGAAGACCACAGACCTTTGGAGCcgtccccttcctcctcctcctcttcctcctcctcatcatctcctACTGAGACCGTCCTCCTCTGTGGGGCCGATGGTGTGGCTAAGAAGGCCCGGCCCCAGCCCCCGCCCCACACCACCACAGCTCTCCTCCTGCCAG CTCCTGCTCCAAGCCATCAGAAGGTGGAGGTGACTCCAGCTGTTGCCATGGGAGACCCAGGTAAAGGAGGCAGGGCCAATCAGACGTCTGCGCCCACCCTGACTGCACAAGTGGGTGGGGCTTGTAGCATTGTCCATGTCCTAGAGTGGAAGGAGGGGATGGCTATCCTGCCCAGCAGCAACCTCAAG TTCTGTGTGAGTGATGTTGGAACCCTGAGCACACTGATCACCCCGGcgaccaccagcagcaccactgaACTAGCAGCAGTGACTTCTGGGAGATCCGCGGATGCAGAGTGCGCTCCAGCAGACAAGCCAG GCGTGTCGGCTCCTGTCGCCTCTGTGAGAGGTGCAGCTGTGGAGCCCAGGAGGTTGGTGCCGGTCAAAACTGAAGTGCAGGTCGGACTGGGACAACATGATCCCAGAGCTCAGAGGACCTACACAGATGAGCTCCGCAGAGAGCCCATCACTGACAG GAGGAGCGTCGGGGTGGAGAAGGTGCCAGCAGGCGGGAGGGTCTCCTCCCTTAACCCCGATCACCTGAAGCccatgaggaagaggaagaggaaggagtaCCTGAGTCCGTCTGAGGAAGACTCCGACATGGAGGGCACG gATGAGAAAATGGATGACTCTAAAGCAGACAGCAGACTCATCAGAGGAG CTGGAGACAGTAAGACAGAGGAGTGGACGTGGGCTCTGTATCTGGAGGAGACCAAAGCTGTTGCTGCTCCCAACAAGCTTTTCCAAGAG TCCCAGAGAGTGCCAACAGTGAAGAACGGCTTTAAACAGGGGATGAAGCTAGAAGGCATCGACCCGCAGCATCCGTCCATGTACTTCGTCCTCACTGTGGCCGAG GTCTGTGGTTACCGGCTGCGGCTCCATTTTGACGGCTACTCTGACTGCCACGACTTCTGGGTGAACGGCAACTCTCCCGACATCCACCCTGCGGGGTGGTGTGAGAGCACAGGACACAAACTGCACACTCCgaaag GCTGTAAGGAGGAGGAGTTTACCTGGACCAACTACCTGAGAATGACAAAAGCACAAGTGGCTCCCAAAGAACTATTTGCCAGTCCGGGGAGG ATTGATGTGAAGTGCGGTTTCGAGATAGGAATGAAGCTGGAGGCTGTCGACCGTATGAACCCCTCCCTCATCTGTGTAGCAACCGTCACTGACATGGTGGACTGCCGCTTCCTGGTTCACTTTGACAACTGGGACGACACGTATGACTACTG GTGTGATGCCAGCAGTCCGTACATTCATCCCATTGGTTGGTGCCAGGAGAGGAACCTGCCCCTAACACCCCCCCAAG ATTACCCAGACCAGGCCCGGTTCTCCTGGTCCGGCTACATGGAGGAGACTGGTTCTAAGGCAGTGGCCGCTGACACCTTTAAAGTG CGTGCGGCCCACAGCTTCCAGCCTCAGATGAAACTGGAGGCCGTGGACAAGAGAAGTCCTGGTCTGATCAGAGTAGCCACAGTGGAGGAGGTCGAGACTCACCGCATTAAG GTCCATTACGATGGCTGGAGTCACGTCTATGACGAGTGGGTGGACTCGGATCACCCGGACATACATCCGGCAGGCTGGTGTGAAGCGACCGGTCACCCGCTAAAAGTTCCCCCGCGGGACTCCAAAACACAGCCACACG GTGTGAGGGAGCCTCCTGCTATGGGTCAGTCCACCTACCCCTCCTCTGTTCCCTGCAAACCCATCAGCCAACCGAGAAACAACAAGTACAGCTTCCACAACAG gaagtgtccaACTCCTGGTTGTGATGGCTCCGGCCACGTGACCGGTCGCTTTACCGCTCATCACTGCATATCTGGCTGCCCGCTGGCTGAGCGCAACCAGGGCCGGCTGAAGGCAGAGCTGTCGGACTCGGAGTGCAAGAGGAACCTCTTCTTCGGCCAGAGGACCAAGAAGACGCATTACCGTGGCag GATTGGTCGTCCTCCCAAATACAGGAAGAACCAACAGAGAGATTACCaga ACATGTCCTCAGAGGTGTACCCCTCACTGTTCATGTCGGCTCTGAGTGGCCAGTCAGACCggactctgtctctgtgctggGAGCAGCACTGTAAGCTGCTGCCCGGCGTTCAGGGCATCCACGCCAGCCAGGTCGCGGCATGGAGCGTGGAAGAG GTCTTCAGGTTTGTCCAGAATCTAATCGGCTGTGAAGAACAGGCTCGTCTGTTCAAAGACGAG ATGATTGACGGGGAGGCCTTCCTGCTGCTCACCCAGACCGACATTGTGAAGATCATGAGCATCAAGCTCGGCCCCGCCCTCAAGATCTCCAACGCCATCCTCATGTTCAAGAGCACAGACGAGGGACTCAAGTGA